From a region of the Methanoculleus receptaculi genome:
- a CDS encoding CBS domain-containing protein, which produces MRAVDLMSSPVYVVTTTDNVAYARNIMLRHRISRLPVMEGEELRGIITKKDIAYRLRQAEPIWRRRPIDSIPVEVLMVPDPITITPETSTRDIAAIMLDKNISGVPVVENGTVAGIVTKRDIMRSAYLRGLKATVGEVMGEAVTVNRYHSLDHIIETMKSKNDKVIVVNDDGSLAGIITETNLAFYDYLNERMELPRKEVKLLRRSEPAGQKRYRYVVEVSAVAEDVMSRPVITIAPDAPLQDAVGLMLEKEINSLAVVEDGEIRGLLKRDDIIKEVAK; this is translated from the coding sequence GTGCGTGCTGTTGATTTGATGTCATCCCCGGTCTACGTCGTTACAACGACCGATAACGTTGCCTACGCGCGAAACATTATGCTCAGGCACCGCATATCCAGGCTGCCAGTTATGGAGGGAGAGGAACTCAGGGGTATCATCACCAAAAAGGATATCGCCTACAGGCTCAGGCAGGCAGAGCCCATCTGGCGGCGGCGGCCGATCGACAGTATCCCTGTCGAAGTCCTGATGGTGCCCGACCCGATCACCATAACCCCTGAAACCAGCACCCGCGATATTGCGGCCATCATGCTGGATAAGAACATCTCCGGGGTTCCTGTCGTTGAAAACGGGACGGTTGCCGGCATCGTCACCAAACGGGATATCATGAGATCGGCGTACCTGCGGGGGCTCAAAGCCACGGTCGGCGAGGTAATGGGGGAAGCGGTCACGGTCAACCGCTACCACTCACTTGATCATATAATCGAGACGATGAAATCAAAAAACGATAAGGTTATTGTTGTCAACGACGACGGGAGCCTTGCCGGCATAATTACAGAGACCAATCTCGCATTTTACGACTACCTGAACGAGCGGATGGAACTACCCAGAAAAGAGGTTAAGCTCCTGCGGAGAAGCGAGCCGGCAGGGCAGAAACGTTACAGGTACGTCGTTGAGGTATCGGCGGTTGCAGAAGACGTCATGAGCAGACCGGTCATCACCATCGCTCCCGATGCACCTCTGCAGGATGCGGTCGGGCTGATGCTGGAAAAAGAGATCAACAGCCTTGCTGTCGTTGAGGATGGCGAGATCCGGGGGCTGCTCAAGAGAGATGATATCATCAAGGAAGTGGCAAAATGA
- a CDS encoding type IV pilin N-terminal domain-containing protein, giving the protein MTAMKDTGSMAVQEVTGCKLRNNERAVSEIVGIALLLAVVVMGVGIVAVTIYSQPMPEKTPQVEILISASSNVVSLTHNGGDPLEEGSFYVLADGTRLTGTPTLYGGTWPWSIGEVLNYSVDSTPDQVLVVYDGGGGAVLLKSATISGAAGTAGPDVPAGPGGGGGNSQEDLDAWVVDQFVGQLKNNSIYLAQDIKSNSDFWKSSGFFNFTLSDDGTYLEIANNANQDPGKYNFTQGDVISIHLTDSPIRFFAIGYEGWHISAGDVTVYKNGQKLTKNNKDYIKGGRIYGYSNFTSSVIIRTRNKDLQTELYINNTPIINGAWNQTITLTNVRPAEPTLMILDISKNDPNYFLGTADSITGYS; this is encoded by the coding sequence ATGACAGCGATGAAAGATACCGGTAGCATGGCAGTGCAGGAGGTTACCGGCTGCAAACTGCGAAACAACGAGCGCGCGGTCTCCGAGATCGTCGGCATCGCCCTCCTCCTCGCCGTCGTTGTAATGGGAGTCGGGATTGTCGCTGTCACGATTTACTCGCAACCGATGCCGGAAAAGACACCACAGGTCGAGATACTCATATCGGCCAGCAGCAACGTTGTAAGTCTGACACATAACGGCGGCGATCCCCTCGAGGAGGGTTCATTTTATGTCCTGGCTGATGGGACGCGCCTCACCGGCACGCCAACCCTATACGGCGGCACCTGGCCATGGTCGATCGGCGAAGTGCTGAACTACAGCGTGGACTCGACGCCAGATCAGGTGCTGGTCGTCTACGACGGAGGCGGTGGGGCGGTGCTCCTGAAGTCTGCGACCATCTCCGGGGCTGCCGGGACGGCCGGGCCTGACGTGCCGGCCGGACCTGGCGGCGGAGGAGGTAACTCGCAGGAGGATCTGGACGCCTGGGTGGTCGACCAGTTCGTAGGGCAACTGAAGAACAACTCGATCTACCTCGCCCAGGACATAAAAAGCAATAGCGATTTCTGGAAAAGCAGCGGTTTCTTCAACTTTACCCTCTCGGACGACGGGACGTATCTAGAAATTGCCAATAACGCGAACCAAGATCCGGGCAAATATAATTTCACGCAAGGGGATGTGATAAGCATCCATCTTACGGACTCGCCTATACGGTTCTTTGCCATCGGGTACGAGGGATGGCACATCTCAGCAGGCGATGTGACAGTCTACAAAAACGGTCAAAAGTTGACCAAAAATAACAAGGATTACATCAAAGGAGGGAGGATCTACGGTTACAGCAATTTCACGTCCTCGGTCATTATCAGGACAAGGAATAAAGATCTCCAGACGGAGTTATACATCAACAACACACCGATCATAAACGGCGCCTGGAACCAAACGATAACCCTTACCAACGTCAGGCCGGCTGAACCGACCCTTATGATCCTGGATATCTCAAAGAACGATCCAAACTACTTCCTCGGAACGGCAGATAGCATAACAGGCTACTCCTGA
- a CDS encoding 30S ribosomal protein S13: protein MDDEEIKYFVRIRNTDLDGTKTVQIALTGINGIGHHTSRTITTLAGVDPHAVLGKLDDQTIERIADAVETYTGQVPEWMVNRPKDVYTGERRHLLGTDLSLAIEDDINRMRKMRCYRGIRHETGQKVRGQRTKSTGRTGMTVGVRRKKA from the coding sequence ATGGATGATGAAGAGATAAAGTACTTTGTCCGGATCAGGAACACTGATCTCGACGGCACGAAAACGGTGCAGATCGCACTGACAGGGATCAACGGAATCGGTCACCACACATCCCGCACCATCACCACCCTTGCTGGTGTGGATCCGCATGCCGTCCTCGGTAAACTCGATGACCAAACCATCGAACGGATCGCAGACGCGGTCGAGACCTACACCGGGCAGGTTCCCGAATGGATGGTCAACCGCCCAAAAGACGTCTATACCGGAGAGAGACGCCACCTCCTGGGGACGGATCTCAGCCTGGCAATCGAAGACGACATCAACCGCATGAGAAAGATGCGGTGTTACCGTGGCATCAGGCACGAGACGGGGCAGAAAGTCCGCGGCCAGCGCACCAAGTCCACCGGAAGAACCGGCATGACCGTCGGTGTCCGGAGAAAGAAGGCCTGA
- a CDS encoding Era-like GTP-binding protein, whose protein sequence is MAFFVNTRKKISRFLKAFFRKRTSRLGIYGPPNAGKTTLANRIVRDWVGDAVGPVSEIPHETRRVRRKENITITGQNGSSVTFDIVDTPGVTTKIDYNEFMEYGLEKEEAIKRAREATEGVAEAMHWLREDIDGVIYVLDATQDPFQQVNIMLVGIIESRNLPVLIVANKTDLPDASPARIKSAFPQHPVIPVSGLEGTNVEELYEKMTEYFG, encoded by the coding sequence ATGGCGTTCTTTGTTAATACACGAAAAAAGATTTCACGGTTCTTGAAGGCGTTCTTCAGGAAGCGGACCAGTCGTCTCGGGATCTACGGTCCTCCCAATGCCGGTAAAACGACGCTTGCAAACCGGATTGTGCGGGATTGGGTCGGTGATGCGGTCGGACCGGTCAGTGAGATCCCTCATGAAACCAGGCGTGTGCGACGTAAAGAGAATATAACCATCACCGGTCAGAACGGGAGTTCCGTGACCTTCGATATCGTTGATACCCCGGGTGTGACGACCAAGATCGACTACAACGAGTTCATGGAGTACGGTCTTGAGAAGGAGGAAGCGATCAAGCGGGCGCGGGAGGCTACGGAGGGCGTGGCCGAGGCGATGCACTGGCTTCGTGAGGATATTGACGGCGTTATCTATGTGCTTGATGCGACGCAGGACCCCTTCCAGCAGGTGAACATAATGCTTGTCGGGATAATCGAGAGCAGGAACCTCCCCGTCCTGATAGTCGCGAACAAGACCGATCTCCCGGATGCTTCCCCCGCGCGGATCAAGAGCGCGTTTCCCCAGCATCCTGTGATCCCGGTATCCGGTCTTGAGGGTACCAATGTTGAAGAACTCTACGAGAAGATGACGGAGTACTTCGGGTGA
- a CDS encoding CBS domain-containing protein, which translates to MSEKFQLLVKDVMAKPVTIAKSAFVSEALDKMLDEGVDPLIVTNNGTVIGTTSRAAIAETLGSRKTQSLKATSIHVANTVEEGFTSVYPDQGIDVLVPLLQHYKVVVVFDSDHRLIGQVAAGDLLKVLRPAGGVLDVMEPVYTIQGDERTVHLRRRMLDEGIDRFIVEEGDTVIGIVTETDVARALHALKDLVEGTHQDYRIRNLLVRDIMSTPVITVDADADVSDVIDLMLKKNISSVPVKQNGRIVGIITRNSLVKAL; encoded by the coding sequence ATGAGCGAGAAATTTCAGTTACTCGTAAAAGATGTGATGGCAAAACCAGTTACCATCGCAAAGTCTGCCTTTGTCAGCGAAGCGCTCGATAAGATGCTCGATGAGGGTGTCGACCCGCTCATCGTGACCAACAATGGCACGGTCATCGGTACCACATCCCGCGCGGCAATAGCCGAGACGCTCGGGAGCAGGAAGACTCAGTCGCTGAAGGCCACGTCCATCCATGTCGCAAACACCGTTGAGGAAGGCTTCACCTCTGTCTATCCCGACCAGGGTATCGACGTTCTGGTACCGCTGCTCCAGCACTACAAGGTTGTCGTGGTCTTTGACTCAGATCACCGCCTCATAGGCCAGGTGGCGGCGGGCGACCTCCTGAAGGTGCTCCGGCCGGCAGGCGGCGTCCTTGATGTCATGGAACCGGTATACACCATACAGGGGGACGAACGCACCGTCCACCTCCGCAGGAGGATGCTTGATGAGGGGATCGACCGTTTCATCGTTGAGGAGGGGGATACCGTCATCGGGATTGTTACAGAGACCGATGTCGCAAGAGCGCTCCATGCACTCAAGGATCTTGTTGAAGGAACCCACCAGGACTACCGGATCAGGAACCTCCTGGTGCGGGACATCATGAGCACGCCGGTGATCACGGTGGACGCGGATGCAGACGTCTCCGATGTCATCGACCTGATGCTCAAGAAGAACATCAGCTCCGTACCAGTCAAGCAGAACGGCAGGATCGTGGGTATCATCACCCGGAACTCTCTTGTGAAGGCCCTGTGA
- a CDS encoding CBS domain-containing protein, protein MMNNSNAIRFETRIPLREVMQTHPATIDVGETVARAAQTMCRAGVGSCIVLQNSLPTGIVTEEDINCKVVAKNLKPGEVRVSEVMSTPLITIGADKLVEDAAAMMVKHRVRRLPVVEDQMVIGIVTVRDILTIATEVNELLADLIEINREEEYAMGICDRCGNMSDALSRVDNLMLCPACREEEQLL, encoded by the coding sequence ATGATGAACAATAGCAATGCCATCCGCTTCGAGACACGCATACCTCTAAGGGAGGTCATGCAGACTCATCCAGCGACAATCGACGTGGGAGAGACCGTCGCCCGGGCGGCACAGACCATGTGCCGCGCTGGGGTCGGAAGTTGCATTGTACTGCAAAACAGCCTCCCCACGGGGATAGTCACAGAGGAGGATATCAACTGCAAGGTTGTTGCAAAGAACCTGAAACCAGGTGAGGTCCGCGTAAGCGAGGTCATGAGCACCCCGCTGATCACAATCGGTGCCGACAAACTGGTCGAGGATGCCGCGGCAATGATGGTAAAACACCGCGTCCGCAGGCTCCCTGTCGTCGAGGACCAGATGGTCATCGGGATTGTGACCGTGAGGGACATACTCACCATCGCGACAGAAGTAAACGAACTGCTGGCCGATCTCATTGAAATTAACCGTGAAGAGGAGTATGCCATGGGCATCTGCGACCGGTGCGGCAACATGTCAGACGCACTATCACGGGTCGACAACCTCATGCTCTGTCCCGCCTGCCGCGAGGAGGAGCAGTTGCTATGA
- a CDS encoding PKD domain-containing protein, protein MRRLRKPYTVESEGGVAEPLAAVLLIAVIALGIGALAVALFSQQPPPVLPSVTFDVSYSDSGSVAIRHDGGETIPRDQLQIYIDNGTVVQDNRAFYKGDERENWTNWSIGDILTYTPPEAANGPQKAEVLMVYSDLSGGEYLLYASEGWKGQVPGTATPPPTVTVTPTGTTTPTPTATVTPTGTATSTPTTPVIPTETATPTPTTLVADFTANITSGQAPLAVAFTDTSTGGPTSWSWDFGDGSTSTEQNPVHTYTNEGLYTVTLTVENAHENDTVKKTAYIIVTEEHVSRLEVNSVRQMFIFFWWYAPVNGITIDYAGDLGTGADTTPFVLSKTDSGDSGFTVTLTAPDEIQVQVLIFPITMDFYGWRVGDTWYESTIISVPVAEDESRTATAFYI, encoded by the coding sequence ATGAGACGATTGCGCAAACCATACACGGTGGAGAGCGAGGGAGGGGTCGCCGAACCCCTGGCGGCGGTCCTCCTCATAGCGGTCATCGCGCTCGGCATTGGAGCCCTTGCCGTAGCCCTCTTCTCCCAGCAGCCTCCCCCTGTCCTCCCATCGGTCACCTTTGACGTCAGCTACAGCGACAGCGGAAGCGTCGCCATCCGCCACGATGGCGGGGAGACGATACCCCGTGATCAACTCCAGATCTACATCGATAATGGGACAGTGGTGCAGGATAACCGAGCGTTCTACAAAGGTGATGAAAGAGAGAACTGGACCAACTGGAGCATAGGGGATATCCTCACATACACCCCCCCTGAGGCAGCAAACGGGCCGCAAAAGGCAGAGGTTTTGATGGTCTACTCAGACCTATCCGGGGGAGAATACCTGCTCTACGCCTCCGAAGGCTGGAAGGGACAGGTACCAGGAACCGCTACACCCCCACCCACAGTCACTGTAACACCCACAGGAACCACTACACCCACGCCCACAGCCACTGTAACACCCACGGGAACCGCTACATCCACGCCCACAACCCCAGTAATACCCACGGAAACCGCCACACCGACACCAACTACCCTGGTGGCAGACTTCACCGCCAACATCACCAGCGGTCAGGCTCCGCTTGCGGTCGCGTTCACCGATACCTCCACGGGAGGGCCGACCTCGTGGTCATGGGACTTCGGTGACGGCAGCACATCAACCGAGCAGAACCCGGTGCACACGTATACGAACGAAGGCCTCTATACCGTCACGCTGACGGTCGAAAACGCTCACGAAAACGATACGGTGAAGAAGACGGCTTACATCATTGTTACGGAGGAGCACGTCTCCCGGCTGGAGGTGAATTCAGTCCGGCAGATGTTTATTTTCTTCTGGTGGTACGCCCCGGTCAACGGCATCACGATCGATTATGCCGGAGATCTCGGAACGGGAGCGGATACGACTCCTTTCGTGCTCAGCAAGACTGATTCGGGCGACTCCGGGTTCACCGTTACCCTGACGGCGCCGGACGAAATACAGGTCCAGGTCTTGATATTCCCCATCACCATGGACTTCTATGGGTGGCGGGTCGGCGATACGTGGTACGAGAGCACGATAATCAGTGTACCGGTTGCCGAAGACGAAAGCCGGACAGCCACAGCGTTTTACATCTGA
- a CDS encoding DUF2073 domain-containing protein, with the protein MIQGVQIDLISAERLDKLTMMEKIHLILDEVMEGNIVVLEKGLAPEEQSKLIEVTMREISPDGFAGIEMETYPVKEAQGGFLGKLFGGRRPETRLTVIGPANQLKTLRKDKDLISAWVSSSR; encoded by the coding sequence ATGATACAGGGTGTACAGATTGACCTCATATCGGCAGAGCGCCTCGATAAGCTCACCATGATGGAGAAGATTCACCTGATCCTGGACGAGGTGATGGAGGGGAACATTGTTGTCCTGGAGAAGGGGCTTGCGCCTGAGGAGCAGAGCAAACTCATAGAGGTCACGATGCGTGAGATATCGCCGGATGGGTTTGCCGGGATCGAGATGGAGACCTATCCTGTCAAGGAGGCGCAGGGTGGATTTCTGGGAAAACTCTTCGGCGGGAGACGCCCGGAGACCCGTTTGACGGTGATCGGGCCTGCAAACCAGCTCAAGACGCTCAGGAAGGATAAGGATCTTATCAGCGCCTGGGTTTCATCGTCGAGGTGA
- a CDS encoding Zn-ribbon domain-containing protein, translating into MPHKCTQCGREFEDGSTKILRGCPSCGGKKFLYIREAERHEDVMKEKTPAEMAGEKGEEVLEVRDDRQKKIEVYDRIESIRILGPGSYELNIEKLARSDEVVLGLEKEGKYVVDILSMAKKKK; encoded by the coding sequence ATGCCTCATAAGTGCACTCAATGCGGGCGGGAGTTTGAGGACGGTTCGACAAAGATACTGAGAGGGTGCCCAAGCTGCGGCGGAAAGAAGTTCCTTTACATCCGCGAGGCTGAACGTCACGAGGATGTGATGAAGGAGAAGACGCCGGCAGAGATGGCCGGTGAGAAGGGGGAGGAGGTTCTTGAGGTCAGGGATGATCGGCAGAAGAAGATCGAGGTCTATGATCGGATCGAGAGCATCCGTATCCTTGGCCCGGGGTCGTACGAGTTGAATATCGAGAAACTGGCCAGGTCAGACGAAGTGGTTCTCGGGCTGGAGAAGGAAGGGAAATATGTTGTGGATATCCTTTCCATGGCCAAAAAAAAGAAGTAG
- a CDS encoding CBS domain-containing protein, with amino-acid sequence MRVAADLMVEIPALRYDDHVTKARSILRDDVFREVYIVDERDRLLGYIDISDVLRVVDTKSNITVDGFVREAAQVTPDTPLTEVSNAILNTRTNSAAVVDEDATYLGGVLFSEIFPVLLSHRVNNGRVKDVMSHHPITCSPDDPVNRVYSLIVASGFNSFPVMQKDRVIGIISRRDLLRAGKVRTSLKNQADTIVERVMTTPVITVTPDDSLAAAGRLMVEHDVSMLPVVDEKKRLVGVIDRHDILGYTRAK; translated from the coding sequence ATGAGAGTGGCCGCAGACCTGATGGTGGAGATACCCGCGTTGCGCTACGATGACCATGTCACGAAAGCGCGCAGCATACTCCGGGACGATGTCTTTCGCGAGGTCTACATAGTGGACGAGAGAGACCGCCTGCTGGGCTACATCGACATCTCCGATGTCCTGCGGGTTGTCGACACCAAGTCAAACATCACTGTCGATGGGTTTGTCCGGGAGGCCGCGCAGGTCACCCCGGACACGCCGCTTACAGAGGTCAGCAACGCCATACTGAACACCCGCACAAACAGCGCAGCTGTCGTTGATGAGGACGCTACATACCTGGGAGGGGTGCTATTCTCAGAGATCTTTCCAGTCCTCCTCTCTCATCGCGTCAACAACGGCAGGGTAAAGGATGTCATGTCGCATCACCCCATCACCTGCTCACCCGACGATCCCGTGAACCGCGTATACTCCCTGATCGTCGCGAGCGGCTTTAACTCGTTCCCGGTGATGCAGAAGGATAGGGTCATCGGCATCATATCCCGCCGGGATCTCCTGCGCGCCGGCAAGGTGCGCACATCCCTAAAGAACCAGGCAGACACCATCGTGGAGCGGGTTATGACAACACCCGTTATCACCGTGACACCGGACGATTCGCTCGCAGCGGCGGGCAGACTGATGGTCGAGCACGACGTCAGCATGCTGCCGGTCGTTGACGAGAAGAAGAGGCTTGTCGGTGTCATCGACCGTCACGATATCCTGGGTTACACCCGGGCTAAATAA
- a CDS encoding CBS domain-containing protein, with the protein MQPNRSNSEKRPADRLLKMPGKHDRGPIDFKTRIAEHEGEIMAIATRDVVAAQQTATIIQAVEIMTREGFRRLPIVDAGTHRLRGIVTGSDIIDFMGGGDKYNLVQVKHGGNFLAAVNEELREIMTEHPVTMPATGSIADALDIIVNRKIGGIPITDNNGELKGIVTERDVMMVLATEHSRCRVEDIMTSSIRVTTPDTPISKVCEKMVNCRFRRLPVVTDDVLCGIVTATDIMRYLGEGKAFEHLTTGDAAEVMATPVRLLLSGELYTTTPDKNIHEVALEMLRRQVGALPVIEDSHLVGLVTEYDLVKAFSREG; encoded by the coding sequence ATGCAACCGAACCGCAGCAATTCAGAGAAGAGACCAGCCGACAGGCTCCTCAAGATGCCGGGCAAACACGACCGCGGCCCGATCGATTTCAAGACCAGGATCGCCGAACATGAAGGCGAGATTATGGCAATTGCCACCAGGGACGTTGTTGCTGCACAGCAGACCGCAACGATCATCCAGGCGGTGGAGATCATGACCCGGGAAGGGTTCCGGAGGCTGCCGATCGTCGATGCCGGGACGCACCGCCTTCGGGGGATAGTTACCGGCAGCGATATCATAGATTTCATGGGCGGCGGCGACAAGTATAACCTCGTCCAGGTTAAACACGGCGGAAATTTCCTTGCCGCCGTCAACGAGGAACTCCGCGAGATCATGACAGAACACCCGGTCACCATGCCGGCTACCGGGAGCATCGCCGATGCGCTCGACATCATTGTCAACCGCAAAATAGGCGGCATACCCATCACCGACAACAACGGAGAGTTGAAGGGCATCGTAACAGAGCGCGACGTGATGATGGTTCTCGCAACCGAGCACTCGCGCTGCAGGGTTGAGGACATCATGACCTCCTCAATCCGTGTAACCACACCCGATACACCTATCAGCAAGGTCTGTGAGAAGATGGTGAACTGCCGGTTCCGGCGACTCCCGGTCGTCACGGACGATGTCCTCTGCGGGATCGTCACCGCCACAGACATCATGCGCTACCTGGGGGAGGGGAAAGCCTTTGAGCACCTGACAACAGGAGACGCTGCCGAGGTGATGGCCACACCGGTGCGCCTCCTCCTCTCCGGCGAACTCTATACCACCACCCCTGATAAAAACATACATGAGGTCGCTCTCGAGATGCTCCGCCGGCAGGTGGGAGCGCTCCCGGTAATCGAGGATTCGCATCTTGTGGGACTCGTGACCGAATACGATCTGGTAAAAGCATTTTCCAGGGAGGGATGA
- a CDS encoding KamA family radical SAM protein, whose translation MTDAFAFRSNDYYLSLIDWNDPADPIRRLVIPTIEELEPWGRLDPSSEQSYTRVPGLQHKYRQTALLLVSDLCGGFCRYCFRKRLFIEDAREVNRDVSAGIAYIREHPEITNVLLSGGDPLILETDKLREIVRQVREIDHVQIIRIGTKMPAYNPCRIIDDPVLLEMIRDYSLDEKRIYIMAQFSHPRELTDTACRAIALLKEAGAVIMNQTPLIRGINDDPEVLADLFDKLSFVGIVPYYVFQCRPTVGNRPFAVPVEESYRIFERARSLCSGLAKQARFVMSHATGKIEVLGMTDDYTYFKYNQAAKPEDIGRFMVYRSNPAAYWFDDYTELVDEGRVREPQDPA comes from the coding sequence GTGACGGACGCCTTTGCGTTCCGTTCAAACGACTACTACCTCTCGCTGATAGACTGGAATGACCCGGCGGATCCCATCCGCAGGCTGGTCATACCGACGATCGAAGAACTTGAGCCCTGGGGTCGGCTTGACCCGTCATCGGAACAGAGTTACACCCGGGTGCCGGGGTTGCAGCACAAGTACCGGCAGACCGCTCTACTGCTTGTTAGCGATCTATGCGGGGGGTTCTGCCGCTACTGTTTCAGGAAGCGCCTCTTCATCGAGGATGCGCGTGAGGTGAACAGGGATGTCTCGGCGGGGATTGCCTACATCCGTGAACATCCCGAGATCACCAACGTCCTCTTGAGCGGCGGTGATCCCCTCATCCTGGAGACGGATAAACTCCGTGAGATCGTCCGTCAGGTCCGTGAGATCGATCATGTGCAGATCATACGGATAGGGACGAAGATGCCGGCATACAATCCTTGCAGGATCATAGACGACCCGGTGCTGCTGGAGATGATCCGCGATTACAGTCTGGATGAGAAGCGGATCTACATCATGGCGCAGTTCAGCCATCCACGGGAACTGACCGACACGGCGTGTAGGGCGATCGCTCTCCTGAAGGAGGCCGGGGCGGTCATCATGAACCAGACGCCCCTGATCCGCGGGATCAATGACGACCCCGAGGTCCTTGCCGATCTCTTCGATAAACTCTCGTTTGTCGGGATCGTCCCCTACTACGTCTTCCAGTGCCGCCCAACGGTCGGGAACCGGCCGTTTGCGGTGCCGGTGGAGGAGTCTTACCGGATCTTTGAGCGGGCGCGGTCGCTCTGTTCGGGGCTTGCGAAGCAGGCCAGGTTTGTGATGTCGCACGCGACCGGAAAGATTGAGGTTCTGGGGATGACGGATGACTATACCTACTTCAAGTACAACCAGGCGGCAAAACCGGAGGATATCGGGCGGTTCATGGTCTACAGGAGCAACCCGGCGGCCTACTGGTTTGATGACTACACCGAACTGGTGGATGAGGGGAGGGTGAGAGAGCCCCAGGATCCGGCGTAG
- a CDS encoding deoxyhypusine synthase, translated as MKPTQPVKPNENVTALLESMSMTGFQGRKLGESLGVWTRMITDPDCTIFMGLSGAMIPAGMQNVLIDLVRHRYVDVIVSTGANIFHDTCEHLGIRHYIGHQHVDDAALFEEGIDRIYDVFAYEEEFRSVDAEIARFAGSIAPFQGSSREFTHRLGDWLRENRPEGQSLIATSAESGVPIFIPALCDSSIGIGLVMARRRGVRIEIDQLADTDEISRMVEGAGKTGVIYIGGGVPKNFIQQTQVIASIHEQNLGGHAYAIQYTTDAPHWGGLSGCTFEEAISWGKEAPESARVQCFCDATIALPIVASGLIGSGVKRARRAP; from the coding sequence ATGAAACCAACGCAGCCTGTCAAACCGAACGAGAACGTAACGGCCCTCCTTGAGTCCATGAGCATGACCGGCTTCCAGGGTAGAAAACTCGGCGAGTCGCTCGGCGTCTGGACAAGGATGATCACCGATCCAGACTGCACTATATTCATGGGCCTCTCTGGTGCGATGATCCCGGCAGGTATGCAGAACGTGCTCATCGACCTCGTCAGGCATCGCTACGTCGACGTCATAGTCTCGACGGGTGCAAACATCTTCCACGACACCTGCGAGCACCTGGGCATCCGACACTACATTGGCCATCAACATGTGGACGACGCGGCGCTATTTGAGGAAGGGATCGACCGCATATACGACGTCTTCGCCTACGAAGAGGAGTTCCGGAGCGTCGACGCCGAGATCGCCAGGTTCGCCGGGAGCATTGCCCCGTTCCAGGGCTCATCACGTGAGTTCACGCACCGCCTCGGAGACTGGCTCCGCGAAAACCGGCCTGAAGGGCAGTCGCTCATCGCCACCTCTGCAGAATCCGGCGTCCCGATATTCATCCCGGCACTCTGCGACTCATCCATCGGGATCGGGCTGGTGATGGCACGTCGACGCGGGGTCAGGATAGAGATCGACCAACTCGCCGATACCGATGAGATCAGCCGCATGGTCGAGGGTGCAGGAAAGACCGGTGTGATCTATATCGGCGGTGGGGTGCCGAAGAACTTCATCCAGCAGACCCAGGTAATAGCCTCAATACACGAACAGAACCTCGGCGGGCATGCATATGCCATCCAGTACACCACCGACGCACCTCACTGGGGCGGGCTCTCCGGGTGCACATTCGAAGAGGCGATCAGCTGGGGCAAAGAGGCGCCGGAATCGGCCCGCGTCCAGTGCTTCTGTGACGCAACGATAGCACTCCCCATCGTTGCCTCGGGCCTGATCGGGAGCGGGGTCAAACGGGCCCGCCGCGCACCGTAA